In Myxocyprinus asiaticus isolate MX2 ecotype Aquarium Trade chromosome 46, UBuf_Myxa_2, whole genome shotgun sequence, a single window of DNA contains:
- the LOC127436238 gene encoding twinfilin-1-like gives MSHQTGIQAAGEVKDVFGNARNGDYRLLKIIIENEELVLGLTKPVCRSWEEDYDSLLLPVLDKELPCYILYRLDSKNSQGHEWIFIAWSPDNSPVRHKMLYAATRSTLKKEFGLAHIKDEIFGTAKDDVSLSGYKKHVTSQSAPVPLTAAEEELRQIKLSEVQTDINVNTTKQTLQGVAFPLDGEAFAALQQFKDKKLNYVQLIINFEEELIMLSNTDATEVKDLPKRIPKDAARYHFFLYKHSHEGDYLESIVFIYSMPGYSCGIKERMLYSSCKNPLLEMVENKLHMEVEKKMEIDNGDEVTADFLYDEVHPKQHAHKQAFAKPRGPQGRKGERRITRRPGEGDDTGDD, from the exons ATGTCTCATCAAACGGGTATTCAGG CTGCTGGAGAAGTAAAGGATGTTTTCGGCAATGCCAGAAACGGAGATTACAGACTTCTGAAGATCATCATTGAAAATG AGGAGCTGGTTTTAGGCCTCACTAAACCAGTGTGTCGTAGCTGGGAGGAAGACTATGATTCGCTCCTACTTCCTGTGCTGGATAAAGAGTTGCCCTGTTACATCCTGTACCGCCTTGACTCCAAAAACAGTCAAGGACACGAGTGGATCTTCATCGCCTGGTCACCTGACAACTCGCCA GTGCGGCATAAAATGCTTTACGCGGCCACCAGATCCACGCTGAAGAAGGAGTTTGGACTCGCACACATTAAGGATGAGATTTTCGGCACTGCTAAG GATGATGTTTCCCTAAGCGGTTATAAGAAACACGTCACCTCACAGTCCGCTCCTGTACCACTGACTGCAGCTGAGGAGGAACTACGACAGATTAAACTCAGTGAG GTTCAGACAGATATCAATGTGAACACTACGAAGCAAACTCTTCAGGGAGTAGCGTTCCCTTTGGACGGAGAGGCCTTCGCTGCATTACAGCAGTTCAAAGACAAGAAACTCAACTACGTCCAGCTT ATCATTAATTTTGAGGAGGAGTTGATTATGTTGTCAAACACGGATGCCACAGAAGTGAAAGATTTACCTAAGAGAATTCCTAAAGACGCTGCGCGATATCACTTCTTCCTCTACAAACACTCACACGAGGGTGACTACCTTGAGTCTATAG TGTTTATTTACTCCATGCCGGGTTACAGCTGTGGAATCAAAGAGCGGATGTTGTACTCCAGCTGTAAGAATCCGCTGTTGGAGATGGTGGAGAACAAACTGCACATGGAGGTCGAGAAGAAG ATGGAGATCGATAATGGCGATGAGGTGACGGCTGACTTCCTGTACGATGAGGTTCATCCAAAGCAACACGCGCACAAGCAGGCGTTCGCTAAACCCCGCGGCCCGCAAGGCAGGAAGGGTGAACGCAGAATCACGCGGCGACCCGGAGAGGGCGACGACACCGGCGATGATTAA